From one Rosa rugosa chromosome 4, drRosRugo1.1, whole genome shotgun sequence genomic stretch:
- the LOC133744275 gene encoding pentatricopeptide repeat-containing protein At4g11690-like, whose protein sequence is MVATGVTPTSATYNALITAFAEDSSSDSSFIGYAKKYFLEMLDKGMKPHPGCYTSVFDAIACLKAIRLYSDLINNTTDKDLRKVFCKWRIRGLKKEALRMFHALVDDGDVDEVKEIVRPILETGVESMVAIYTSIIKAYLNAGKTKGALEAYRGMLAAGMMDKGKRPNVATYTAVIEAFARQEDKAAEEEGKDLVWVMMSKGFVPNAKAMREVLKERPTNWIKLVATVPHARRTNAATYTTVIEGFARQEGRAAEDEGKEFVEVMMGKGLIVPNAKAMREVLKGKPTSVIRRVMNIVLSKLKG, encoded by the exons ATGGTAGCCACTGGTGTCACCCCCACCTCCGCTACTTACAATGCACTCATCACAGCATTCGCAGAAGACTCGTCTTCTGATTCCAGTTTTATTGGCTATGCTAAGAAGTATTTTTTGGAAATGTTAGATAAGGGGATGAAGCCCCATCCTGGTTGCTATACATCTGTGTTTGACGCCATTGCCTGTC TTAAGGCAATCAGGTTGTACAGTGATCTCATCAACAACACCACCGACAAGGATTTGCGAAAGGTCTTCTGCAAGTGGCGCATCCGTGGCCTCAAGAAAGAGGCATTGAGGATGTTCCATGCTTTGGTAGATGATGGAGATGTAGACGAGGTCAAGGAGATTGTTAGGCCCATCCTTGAGACAGGCGTAGAATCCATGGTTGCAATATACACCTCCATTATTAAGGCCTACCTCAATGCTGGAAAGACCAAGGGAGCTCTCGAGGCCTACCGTGGCATGTTAGCTGCTGGGATGATGGACAAAGGGAAGCGGCCCAATGTTGCTACTTATACTGCAGTGATAGAGGCCTTTGCAAGGCAGGAGGACAAGGCAGCTGAGGAGGAGGGCAAAGACTTGGTGTGGGTGATGATGAGTAAGGGGTTTGTGCCTAATGCAAAAGCAATGAGGGAGGTTCTAAAAGAACGGCCAACAAAT TGGATAAAGTTGGTGGCTACAGTTCCACATGCTAGAAGGACCAATGCAGCTACCTACACTACGGTGATAGAGGGTTTTGCAAGGCAGGAAGGCAGGGCAGCTGAGGATGAGGGCAAAGAGTTTGTGGAGGTGATGATGGGTAAGGGGTTAATTGTGCCTAATGCAAAGGCAATGAGGGAGGTTTTAAAGGGGAAACCAACATCTGTTATTCGGAGGGTCATGAATATTGTCCTTTCCAAGTTGAAAGGCTGA
- the LOC133744276 gene encoding NAC domain-containing protein 83-like, translating into MQHGFAVEESRGNQLPGERFCPMEDELVLFYLKPMLSGEKVPGRNRVVFDCDLYGHQEPWEIWDAYKTRRPNDLRLNKDIYFFTQHKTMSSTDTRIRRNVGNGTWKGDDSGKPVKSLETGRVVGLKKRLTYKNQASEHNGCWILYEFYLDRSLTDNKQKAVKDYVLCLLRKNGEPKTKIKKKRKQREEEEVLENNYACACHDGENTNKEQEELLEPQAKRQQPSEENVPPVSHNIGSEPIDQNGSVISEVQVSSEDEAFSFAFDDFIIPMDHAYINSDEFSNYNFGDEFMSGGDDIDTADILPLSSSFPQLLGD; encoded by the coding sequence ATGCAGCACGGGTTTGCAGTGGAGGAGAGCAGAGGCAATCAGCTTCCTGGAGAGAGGTTCTGCCCCATGGAGGACGAACTAGTTCTCTTCTACCTTAAGCCCATGTTGAGCGGAGAGAAGGTGCCCGGCAGAAACCGCGTGGTGTTCGACTGCGACCTCTACGGTCACCAAGAACCTTGGGAGATATGGGACGCCTACAAGACCAGAAGACCAAACGACTTGAGGCTCAACAAGGACATCTACTTCTTCACCCAACACAAGACGATGAGTTCCACAGACACACGCATACGCCGGAACGTTGGCAATGGCACCTGGAAGGGCGACGACTCCGGCAAGCCAGTAAAATCTCTGGAGACTGGTCGTGTGGTTGGCTTGAAGAAAAGACTTACTTACAAGAACCAAGCATCGGAGCACAACGGTTGTTGGATCTTGTATGAGTTCTACCTTGATCGATCACTCACAGACAATAAACAAAAGGCGGTGAAAGACTATGTTCTCTGTCTGCTAAGAAAAAATGGTGAACCCAAAACCAAgataaaaaagaagagaaagcaacgtGAAGAGGAAGAGGTTCTTGAAAACAATTATGCCTGTGCCTGTCATGATGGAGAGAACACAAACAAGGAGCAAGAAGAGTTGCTTGAGCCTCAAGCGAAGCGACAACAACCTTCCGAAGAAAATGTACCCCCTGTATCTCACAATATTGGTTCAGAACCTATAGATCAAAATGGGTCGGTTATTAGTGAGGTACAAGTCAGCAGCGAAGATGAAGCATTTAGTTTTGCCTTTGATGATTTCATTATCCCTATGGATCATGCGTACATCAACTCTGATGAATTCAGCAACTACAACTTTGGAGACGAGTTCATGTCGGGAGGGGATGACATCGATACAGCTGATATACTACCACTCTCATCATCATTCCCACAGCTGCTTGGAGATTAG
- the LOC133744277 gene encoding LOW QUALITY PROTEIN: kinesin-like protein KIN-4C (The sequence of the model RefSeq protein was modified relative to this genomic sequence to represent the inferred CDS: inserted 2 bases in 2 codons) — MESRILGVGYQFDPLCSALCDFELDFDLLIESKVQIGTHTFTYDYVYGSTALPSSSVYDDCVAPLVDALFHGYNATVLACGQTGSGKTYTMGTNYSGEGSTGGIIPKVMETIFKRVETXTEFLIRVSFIEIFKEEVFDLLDPNSXNSLSKNEGAATTKPIARVPIQIRETVSGGITLAGVTEPEVRTKEDMGSYLARGSLARATGSTNMNSQSSRSNAIFTITMEQKKISHSLNGANNDDIGDDILCAKLHLVDLAGSERAKRTGADGMPLKEGIHINKGLLALGNVISALGDEKKRKEGGHVPYRDSKLTRLLQDSLGGNSKTVMIACVSPADTNAEETLNTLKYANRARNIQNKAVINRDPVAAQLQLMRSQIEHLKTELLFYRGDASAPFEELQILKHKVSLLEASNMELRQELQGHRSQSRRLVDCVEADGDGFHSNNILFPCNDEYSSDYDTKAGDVSDVIDVEKEQEHSSLQEKLDRELKELDKALEQKEAEMKRFTSSDTSVLKLYEKKVHELEHEKKALQREIEELRQNLSNISSASGDGAQKLKEDYLHKLNLLEGQVSELKKKQDAQAQLLRQKQKSDEAARRLQDEIQRIKTQKVQLQHKIKQESEQFRLWKASREKEVLQLKKEGRRNEYEMHKLLALNQRQKMVLQRKTEEANTATKKLKELLESRKTSSRETSGHNAHGIQALMQAIELELEVTVKTHEVRSEYERQIEERAMMAKERTKLIEEQRNLSDSSEIMSPGARNSRIFALENMVATSSSTMVSMASQLSEAEERERGFNGRGRWNQVRSLTDAKILMNHLFNLASSSRCLLRDKEVAYREKDLEIRDLKEKVVSLSSSLRKLENKNAEFMHQVKSTAILNTTLSRKEHYQT, encoded by the exons ATGGAATCGAGGATTTTGGGTGTTGGATATCAATTTGATCCTCTTTGCTCTGCTCTGTGTGATTTTGAATTGGATTTTGATTTGCTTATTGAATCAAAG GTGCAAATTGGGACTCATACATTCACCTACGATTATGTGTATGGTAGCACAGCACTGCCTTCTAGCTCAGTGTATGACGATTGTGTTGCTCCACTGGTGGATGCACTCTTCCATGGATACAATGCTACTGTGCTTGCTTGCGGCCAG ACGGGTTCGGGGAAGACGTATACAATGGGCACTAACTATTCTGGGGAAGGAAGCACTGGCGGAATCATACCGAAAGTGATGGAAACTATTTTCAAAAGAGTGGAGA ACACAGAGTTCTTGATCAGGGTATCGTTTATTGAG ATATTCAAGGAGGAAGTGTTTGACTTGCTTGATCCAAATT TCAACTCTCTCTCTAAAAATGAAGGGGCAGCTACTACAAAGCCTATAGCAAGAGTGCCTATCCAAATTAGAGAAACAGTGAGTGGAGGGATAACACTTGCTGGTGTGACTGAGCCAGAGGTTAGGACGAAGGAAGATATGGGATC atatcTGGCTCGAGGTTCTTTAGCTCGTGCTACAGGCAGCACAAACATGAACAGTCAGTCAAG TCGCTCAAATGCTATATTTACAATAACCATGGAGCAAAAGAAGATTTCTCACTCTCTGAATGGAGCAAATAATGATGATATCGGTGATGACATACTATGCGCAAAACTCCATTTAGTTGACCTAGCAGGTTCTGAGCGGGCAAAACGAACAGGTGCAGATGGCATGCCCTTGAAAGAAG GCATTCATATCAACAAGGGTTTACTTGCTCTCGGAAATGTGATTAGTGCCCTGGGAGATGAGAAAAAGAGGAAAGAAGGCGGACATGTTCCCTACCGTGATAGCAAGTTAACTCGCTTGTTACAG GATTCACTAGGAGGAAACAGTAAGACTGTGATGATTG CTTGTGTTAGTCCAGCTGACACAAATGCAGAAGAGACCTTGAATACTTTAAAATATGCTAACCGTGCTCGCAACATCCAGAACAAGGCAGTG ATCAATCGTGATCCGGTAGCTGCTCAGTTACAATTGATGCGCAGCCAGATTGAGCACTTGAAGACTGAACTTCTATTTTACCGTGGTGATGCTAGTGCACCATTTGAAGAACTGCAG ATTCTTAAACACAAAGTGTCATTACTCGAAGCAAGCAACATGGAGCTGAGGCAGGAGCTTCAGGGACACCGA TCACAAAGCAGGAGACTTGTTGACTGTGTAGAGGCGGATGGTGATGGCTTTCACTCAAACAACATATTATTCCCCTGTAATGATGAATATTCATCTGATTACGATACCAAAGCTGGGGATGTTTCTG ATGTGATAGATGTAGAAAAAGAGCAAGAACATTCTTCTCTTCAAGAAAAACTGGATCGGGAGCTGAAAGAATTGGACAAAGCTCTCGAGCAAAAGGAG GCTGAAATGAAGCGGTTTACAAGTTCTGATACCTCGGTTCTTAAGCTGTATGAGAAGAAGGTTCATGAGTTAGAACATGAGAAGAAAGCCCTTCAG AGAGAGATTGAAGAGTTGAGACAAAATCTTTCAAATATCTCATCTGCTTCTGGGGATGGTGCTCAAAAGTTAAAGGAGGATTATCTACACAAGTTGAACCTTCTTGAAGGACAG GTTTCTGAGCTGAAAAAGAAACAGGATGCTCAAGCCCAATTGTtgagacaaaaacaaaaaagcgaTGAGGCTGCAAGGAGACTACAGGATGAAATTCAGAGAATAAAGACTCAAAAG GTTCAATTGCAACACAAGATCAAACAGGAGTCTGAGCAGTTTAGATTATGGAAAGCATCACGAGAAAAAGAAGTTCTTCAG CTTAAGAAAGAGGGAAGGAGGAACGAGTATGAGATGCATAAGCTGTTAGCTTTAAACCAGAGGCAAAAAATG GTTTTGCAACGAAAGACAGAAGAAGCTAATACGGCCACAAAAAAGTTAAAGGAGCTTTTAGAATCCAGAAAGACTTCTTCACGTGAAACTTCTGGTCATAATGCTCATGGTATTCAG GCTCTGATGCAGGCAATCGAACTTGAGCTTGAAGTCACAGTTAAGACTCATGAAGTAAGATCTGAGTATGAGCGGCAAATTGAAGA GCGTGCTATgatggccaaggaaagaaccaAGCTAATAGAAGAACAACGTAATTTAAG TGATTCCTCAGAAATAATGTCTCCTGGTGCCAGAAATTCAAGGATTTTTGCACTTGAAAACATGGTTGCTACTTCTTCTAGCACCATGGTATCTATGGCATCACAATTGTCAGAAGCAGAAGAGCGCGAGCGGGGTTTCAATGGCAGGGGGCGTTGGAATCAAGTTCGGTCTCTTACAGATGCCAAAATTTTGATGAATCATCTGTTCAACTTAGCTTCTTCCTCCAG GTGCCTGCTACGAGATAAAGAAGTTGCATACAGAGAGAAGGATTTGGAAATAAGAGATTTGAAGGAAAAAGTAGTAAGCCTCAGTAGTTCGCTCAGGAAGTTGGAGAATAAGAATGCTGAATTTATGCATCAGGTGAAGTCTACAGCTATATTGAATACAACTTTGAGTAGAAAGGAGCACTACCAAACATAA